The window GAGAGGATTGGGTGGAGACCACCATCGGGGCCTCGGTGTCGCTGGGGGTCGACGAGTCGCAGTCCCGCCTGTGGGAGAACCACGTCGGCCGCAGCCTGGCCTTTTGGGAGGGCGAATTCGCCAACGCCGCCGCAGCGCTGGCGCCTCTGGCTCGGTCCAGCCCGGAGGCGGTGTTCCGTGCCGTGAACCGGGTTCGCCGGTCGCTCATCCGGGTGGAGGCCGACGAGGTCACCTACCCGCTGCACGTCGCAGTCCGCTTTGAGATCGAGCGAGCCATCTCGCGGGGCGAGCTGAAGGCCGCGGACCTGCCCGCTGCATGGAACGAGAGCTACGAGCGCATCCTCGGCATCAGTCCGCCGAGCGACGCCGACGGCGTCCTGCAGGACGTCCACTGGAGCATCGGCTACCTGGGCTACTTCCCGACCTATCTGATCGGGTCCGTGTACTCGGCGGCCCTTTTCGACGCCTACACGGCCCACGCCGGAGGCAAGGACGCGGTCCGGGACCAGTTCCGGGCGGGCGACTTCGCCCCCTTGCTGACCTGGCTGCGCAAGAACGTCCACGAGGTGGGTTCGTTGAAGCTGCCTGCCCAGGTCATTGCCGACGCCACCGGCCGGCCGGCGGAAGGCGGGATCGACACCGGCCCGTTCGTCGCCTACATCCAGTCGAAGTACCGGGACCTGTACGACCTGTAACTAGCTAGAGTGCTTCCGGTGAGATGCTTTCGCCGTCGAGTGTTGTGCTGTTTCGCCGTCCTGCTCCTTGGGCTGGCCGCCTGCGGCAGGGATTCGGCTCCCGGTGTGTTGCGCACCTCGACGCCTGAAGCATCCCCATCGCCTCCACCGGCCTCTCCGTCGCCCGAGCCGTCCCCTTCACCGGTCGCCCCACCTACCCCCAGCCCGCCGTCCCCCGCCCCGGTCGCAGCGCCGGCCGGGCAATACACCTTCCCGCTGGCTTCCGCATCGGCGGCCCGCTACGGCCGTTCCCACCACGACTACCCGGCGACGGACATCTTCGCGCCCTGCGGAACCCCGGCCGTCGCCGTCACCGGCGGGGTGATCCAAGAGGTCAGCCGGACCGACGAGTGGAGTTCGGCGAACGACAACCCGGCGATCCGGGGAGGCCTTTCCTACTCGATGGTCGGCGACGACGGCGTGCGTTACTACGGCAGCCACCTGGCAACGGTGGCCCCGGACATAAATCCCGGGACCCGGGTGGAGAAGGGCCGCCAGATCGGCACCGTCGGGGATACCGGAAACGCCCGAGGGTCCGGCTGCCACCTTCACTTCGGCCTTTCGCCTCCGTGCGGGCCCGGCGACTGGCAGGTCCGCCGGGGGACCGTCTACCCGTGGTCATACCTCGACTCGTGGCGTTCCGGCGGCGGTCGCTCGCCGACCGACGAGGTGCAGGCCTGGAACGCCCGCAATCGCGCCTGCTGAGGGAACTTCGAAATCTAACATTTGGCATTGACACCCGCCGACCCAGCCGAGAGGATGGTCGGGTCCAAGGGGGCCTCTTGAAGCGACACCTCGTACTTTCCGTGCTGCTGTTGATGGTGCTGCTTGCCCTCTCCCTGCCTGCCTCGGCCGTGACTGCGCCGAAGGACTCCGCCCAGAACCGCCTCGATGTCTACGCCGGTGAGGTAACCCCGGAACAGCTGGACGACGTGGTGGGGCTGGGAGTCGACCGCAGGGAGATGCAAATCGAGGTAGTGCCCGGCTCGGCCCGGGGCGCCAAGCGCAGGCTTCGGATCGAGACCGTCCTCAGCGGCCGCCAGGCCGGTTCGCTTCGGGCTCAGGGCATCGACCTGCAGGCCAAGACGGTCGGCGGCGCCACGACCGCCCAGCGATCCACCGCGCTGGCAGCCGAGGGGTTCGAGGTCTTCAAGAAGTACGGCGGCCCCGGCGGAATCAAAGAGGAGTTCGAGCAGGTCGCCGCCGCCAACCCGGAGATAACGAAGCTGGTGGTGCTCGGAAAGACCCATCAGGGCCAGGACATCGTGGCGATGAAGGTCACCCGCGGCGCACGAAACGTCCGGGACGGAGCCAGGCCCTCGGTGCTCTACATCGGCGCCCAGCACGCTCGGGAGTGGATCACCCCCGAGATGATCCGCCGGCTCATGCACCACCTCGTCGACAATTATGACAACGACCCCGAAATTCGCCGGTTGGTCAACCAGAACGAGTTGTGGCTCGTTCCCGTGTCCAACCCGGACGGGTACGACTGGTCCTTCGAGCCCGGGCAGCGCCTGTGGCGCAAGAACCTCAGGGACAACAACCGGGACGGGCAGATAACGCCCGGTGACGGCGTCGACCTGAACCGCAACTACCCCACGAAGTGGGGCTACGATAACGAAGGCTCCTCTCCCGACCCCGAGAGCGAAACCTACCGGGGGCCGCGACCGGCCTCGGAGCCGGAGACCCAGGCGCTCATTGCGCTGGGGGCACGGGTAAGGTTCGACTTCCTGGTCAACTACCACTCGGCCGCCGAACTTCTGCTGTACGGAACCGGCTGGCAGGTTGCCACTCCGGGGCCGGACGACGTCCTTTATGAGGCGATGGCGGGTGACGACGCCAATCCCGCCATTGCCGGCTACGACCCGGATATCTCGGCGGAGCTGTACACCACCAACGGCGACACCGACACCCACTTCACCGAGGCCTTCGACACTCTCGGCTTCACGCCGGAGATGGCCACCTGCGAGGAAGCCGCGAACAGCGTGCCCGACGACGAGTGGGTGGCCGCGGAGGATTGTGTCGCACTCGGTTTCGACTTCCCCGACGACGAGGCCCTCATCCAGGCCGAGTTCGAAAAGAACCTGCCGTTCGCGCTGTCGGTTGCCCGGTCGGCAGACGAGCCCGACGACCCCGATTCGGTTGTCGGCCGTACTGCGGAGGAATTCCGGCTCGACCCCTTCACCGTCTCTCACGGAGACCCCCAGACGGTGGCGGTGGTGGCCAAGAGGGAGCTGCGCCGGCTCCGGCTCAACTTCCGGATCAACGGCGGGC of the Actinomycetota bacterium genome contains:
- a CDS encoding carboxypeptidase M32, giving the protein EDWVETTIGASVSLGVDESQSRLWENHVGRSLAFWEGEFANAAAALAPLARSSPEAVFRAVNRVRRSLIRVEADEVTYPLHVAVRFEIERAISRGELKAADLPAAWNESYERILGISPPSDADGVLQDVHWSIGYLGYFPTYLIGSVYSAALFDAYTAHAGGKDAVRDQFRAGDFAPLLTWLRKNVHEVGSLKLPAQVIADATGRPAEGGIDTGPFVAYIQSKYRDLYDL
- a CDS encoding M23 family metallopeptidase, translating into MRCFRRRVLCCFAVLLLGLAACGRDSAPGVLRTSTPEASPSPPPASPSPEPSPSPVAPPTPSPPSPAPVAAPAGQYTFPLASASAARYGRSHHDYPATDIFAPCGTPAVAVTGGVIQEVSRTDEWSSANDNPAIRGGLSYSMVGDDGVRYYGSHLATVAPDINPGTRVEKGRQIGTVGDTGNARGSGCHLHFGLSPPCGPGDWQVRRGTVYPWSYLDSWRSGGGRSPTDEVQAWNARNRAC